In Acidimicrobiales bacterium, a single genomic region encodes these proteins:
- a CDS encoding TlyA family RNA methyltransferase: TGPATPNRTRATPAAGRRAAPRPRRPGEPVATGRTGTRRRLDAELVRRGLAATRAQAQAAVAAGRVRVAGAVADKPARLVAPDEPVTVVGPPPRFVSRGGEKLDAALDRFSIDVAGGRALDAGSSTGGFTDCLLQRGAASVVAVDVGRAQLHERLRADPRVTVLERTDVRRVDPAAVGGPVDVLTADLSFISLRSVLPALFRLAAPGAPLVLLVKPQFEAGRRAVSRGRGVVTDPEVWRQVLGDVAAAVLSHPAAMMGCMVSPLTGTEGNVEFLAHVASLAPGSAAPPPPDLDAVVAEAAAGRA; this comes from the coding sequence GACCGGACCGGCGACGCCGAATCGAACACGGGCAACGCCGGCGGCGGGTCGGCGGGCGGCGCCTCGACCCCGACGGCCGGGTGAGCCGGTAGCGACGGGCCGCACGGGCACGCGCCGCCGGCTCGACGCCGAGCTGGTCCGGCGAGGGTTGGCGGCGACGCGGGCGCAGGCCCAGGCGGCGGTGGCCGCCGGGCGGGTGCGGGTGGCCGGCGCGGTCGCCGACAAGCCGGCCCGGCTGGTGGCGCCGGACGAGCCCGTCACCGTCGTCGGCCCGCCGCCCCGCTTCGTCAGCCGGGGCGGCGAGAAGCTCGACGCCGCCCTCGACCGCTTCTCCATCGACGTCGCCGGCGGCCGCGCCCTCGACGCCGGCTCGTCGACCGGCGGGTTCACCGACTGCCTGCTCCAGCGGGGCGCGGCGAGCGTGGTCGCCGTCGACGTCGGCCGGGCCCAGCTCCACGAGCGCCTCCGGGCCGACCCCCGGGTCACCGTGCTGGAGCGCACCGACGTGCGCCGGGTCGACCCCGCGGCCGTCGGCGGCCCGGTCGACGTCCTCACCGCCGACCTGTCCTTCATCTCCCTCCGCTCCGTGCTGCCGGCGCTGTTCCGCCTGGCCGCGCCGGGCGCGCCGCTCGTCCTGCTGGTGAAGCCCCAGTTCGAGGCCGGGCGGCGGGCCGTGAGCCGGGGACGGGGCGTGGTCACCGACCCCGAGGTGTGGCGCCAGGTGCTCGGCGACGTGGCCGCCGCGGTCCTGTCACACCCAGCCGCCATGATGGGGTGCATGGTCTCGCCGCTGACGGGCACGGAGGGCAACGTGGAGTTCCTCGCCCACGTCGCGTCGCTCGCGCCCGGGTCGGCAGCCCCGCCGCCGCCCGACCTCGACGCCGTCGTGGCCGAGGCCGCCGCCGGGAGGGCGTGA